A single Macaca mulatta isolate MMU2019108-1 chromosome 15, T2T-MMU8v2.0, whole genome shotgun sequence DNA region contains:
- the LOC114672663 gene encoding interferon alpha-17-like — MALSFSLLMAVVVLSYKSICSLGCDLPQTHSLGHRRALILLAQMERISPFSCLKDRHDFGFPQEEFDGNQFQKAQAMSVLHEMIQQTFNLFSTKDSSAAWEQNLLEKFSAELYQQLNDLKACVIAEPGMEDTPLMNEDSILAVKKYFQRITLYLTEKKYSPCAWEVVRTEIMRSLSFSTNLQKRLRRKD, encoded by the coding sequence ATGGCCCTGTCCTTTTCTTTACTGATGGCCGTGGTGGTGCTCAGCTACAAATCCATCTGCTCTCTGGGCTGTGATCTTCCTCAGACCCACAGCCTGGGTCATAGGAGGGCCTTGATACTCCTGGCACAAATGGAAAGAATCTCTCCTTTCTCCTGTCTGAAGGACAGACATGACTTTGGATTCCCCCAGGAGGAGTTTGATGGCAACCAGTTCCAGAAGGCTCAAGCCATGTCTGTCCTCCATGAGATGATCCAGCAGACCTTCAATCTCTTCAGCACAAAGGACTCATCTGCTGCTTGGGAACAGAACCTCCTAGAAAAATTTTCCGCTGAGCTTTACCAGCAACTGAATGACCTGAAAGCCTGTGTGATAGCAGAGCCTGGGATGGAAGACACTCCCTTGATGAATGAGGACTCCATCCTGGCTGTGAAGAAATACTTCCAAAGAATCACTCTCTATCTGACGGAGAAGAAATACAGCCCATGTGCCTGGGAGGTTGTCAGAACAGAAATCATGAGATCCCTCTCTTTTTCAACAAACTTGCAAAAAAGATTAAGGAGGAAGGATTGA